The genomic region GGCCCTGCACCTGTCCACCCACGCCCGTTCGGTGACCGCCACCGACCTCTCCGAGCGGGCGCTGCGCTTCGCCGCCACCAACGCCGCCCTCAACGGCCAGAACTGGGAACTGCTGCGCGGCGACCTTGTCGCTCCGGTGGCGGGCCGGCGCTTCGACCTTGTGGTGAGCAACCCGCCGTTCGTTGTCGGCCCGGGCACCACCACGCACGTCTACCGCGACTCCGGGCGCGTGGGTGACGCGATCGGCGCGGAACTCGCCGCCGCCGCCCCCGACCTGCTCACCGAGGGCGGCACCATGCAGTACCTGGCGAACTGGGTGCACGTCGCCGGTGAGGAGTGGGACGAGCGGGTCGCCGACTGGTTCGCCGGGACCGGCCTGGACGCCTGGGTGATCCAGCGCGAGGTCGCCGACCCCATGGCGTACGTCGACCTGTGGCTCACCGACGTCGGCGAGAGCACCGATCCACAGCGGACGGCGGCCTGGCTGGACTGGTTCGACGCGCACAAGGTCGAGGGGATCGGCTTCGGCATCGTGTCCCTGCGCCGTGGCGGGCACGACGACCCGATCATCCGGGTGGAGGACCTGCGGCAGCGGGTCGAGCCGCCGCTGGGCGACCAGGTGGGCGCCTGGTTCGACCGCCAGGACTTCCTCCGGGTACGCGACACCGAGGGGCTGCTCGCCGAGCGTTACCGGGCCGCCGACGGCCTGCAACTGCGTCAGGAGGCCACGATGGGTGACGAGGGCTGGGCGGTGGACCGGCAGGTCCTCGCGATGCCGCACGGCCTGCGCTGGACCGAGGAGATCGACCCGTTGGTGCTGGCGCTCGTCGGTGGCGCCGACGGCCGGCTGCCGCTGCGCGACCAGCTCGCCCTGCTCGCGGCTGCGCACGATGTGGAGCCCGACGAGATGGCCGAGGCTGCCGGCCCGATCGTCGCGCATCTCGTGGAGCGCGGCTTCATCGAGCCGGTGACGGCGTGATGCGGGCACCGGCAGTCGGCACGCAGGTGGCCCGCTGATGCGCGCTGTGGTGCAGACCGTCGGCCGGGCCAGCGTGACGGTGGACGGCGAGGTGGTCGGCGCGATCGACAACGGCCTGCTGGTGCTTCTCGGGGTGACCCACACCGACACGGCCGAGACCGCCCGCACGATGGCCCGCAAGGTGCACGAGCTGCGGATCCTGGACGACGAACGGTCCGCCTCCGACACCGGCGCGGCGATCCTGGTGGTCAGTCAGTTCACCCTCTACGGCGACGCTCGCAAGGGTCGTCGTCCAACCTGGACCGCCGCCGCTCCCGCCGAGGTCGCCGAGCCGCTGGTGACGGCGGTCGTCGAGGCCCTGCGCGAGCGCGGCGCGAAGGTGGAGACGGGTCGCTTCCGCGCGCACATGCTCGTCGAGAGCGTCAACATCGGCCCGCGCACCGTCCTCCTGGACCTCTGACCCGGCAATCGGCTTCATTCACGACAATGATCCGGTCGGATCCTGTCAGGTGACCGATCGCCTCACTCCCGTTTCACGCCCCTCCCGCCAAGCTGTGTCTCACACCGGCACCACTGAGCCGGAGACACGGCCCAGATGTGGACACGGGGAGAGACAGAGATGGCCCTGCAGATGACGGAAAACCGGATGCGCCCGGCAGCCAGCACCGACACCGATGCGCCCACCGAGATCCTCGCCGACCTGGACGCCACCGACGAGCGCGGCATCTCCACGGACCTGGTCCGGGCATACCTGAACGGAATCGGCCGCACGAAGTTGCTGACCGCGGCACAGGAGGTCGAGCTGGCGCGGCGCGTCGAAGCCGGCCTGTTCGCCGACGAGAAGCTCGCAACCTGCACCCCGGTCTCGCCGGAGTTGCGGGCCGACCTGGAGCTGATCGTCGCCGAGGGACGGGCCGCCAAGGACCACCTGCTGGAGGCGAACCTGCGGCTGGTGGTCAGCATCGCCAAGCGCTACACCGGCCGTGGGATGGCCTTTCTGGATCTGATCCAGGAGGGCAACCTCGGTCTGATCCGCGCGGTGGAGAAGTTCGACTACACAAAGGGCTACAAGTTCTCCACGTACGCCACCTGGTGGATCCGCCAGGCGATCACCCGCGCCATGGCCGACCAGGCCCGCACCATCCGCATCCCGGTGCACATGGTCGAGCAGGTCAACCGGATGGTGCGGGCCCGCCGCGAACTCGCCGTGACGCTCGGCCGCGAACCGACTGTCGCCGAAGTAGCCCGCGCGCTGGAGATCCCCGAGGTCCAGGTCATCGAGCTGATCTCGTACGACCGGGAGCCGGTCAGCCTGGACCAGGCGGTCGGCGA from Micromonospora profundi harbors:
- a CDS encoding DUF7782 domain-containing protein; its protein translation is MDQHDMLLSPAGVDALRSALTRAGFTSDGIAGRLGAQATGSVARNDYRAALRATEDRDPLATLIRVFICDQTESEPTVAAALAPLTVAEALAGGLVERHGDGLRAGVDLEPYGEDWWVLADVPGSARPGQPLHAEHVLGIGGATQTLIGATVRRPVDTALDLGTGSGVQALHLSTHARSVTATDLSERALRFAATNAALNGQNWELLRGDLVAPVAGRRFDLVVSNPPFVVGPGTTTHVYRDSGRVGDAIGAELAAAAPDLLTEGGTMQYLANWVHVAGEEWDERVADWFAGTGLDAWVIQREVADPMAYVDLWLTDVGESTDPQRTAAWLDWFDAHKVEGIGFGIVSLRRGGHDDPIIRVEDLRQRVEPPLGDQVGAWFDRQDFLRVRDTEGLLAERYRAADGLQLRQEATMGDEGWAVDRQVLAMPHGLRWTEEIDPLVLALVGGADGRLPLRDQLALLAAAHDVEPDEMAEAAGPIVAHLVERGFIEPVTA
- the dtd gene encoding D-aminoacyl-tRNA deacylase, whose amino-acid sequence is MRAVVQTVGRASVTVDGEVVGAIDNGLLVLLGVTHTDTAETARTMARKVHELRILDDERSASDTGAAILVVSQFTLYGDARKGRRPTWTAAAPAEVAEPLVTAVVEALRERGAKVETGRFRAHMLVESVNIGPRTVLLDL
- the sigB gene encoding RNA polymerase sigma factor SigB, producing MTENRMRPAASTDTDAPTEILADLDATDERGISTDLVRAYLNGIGRTKLLTAAQEVELARRVEAGLFADEKLATCTPVSPELRADLELIVAEGRAAKDHLLEANLRLVVSIAKRYTGRGMAFLDLIQEGNLGLIRAVEKFDYTKGYKFSTYATWWIRQAITRAMADQARTIRIPVHMVEQVNRMVRARRELAVTLGREPTVAEVARALEIPEVQVIELISYDREPVSLDQAVGDDGESALGDFVASVDPRNEPGDTAAQGELRNEVSIVLSTLSQREQAVIRLRFGLDDGRQRTLDEVGREFGLSRERIRQIEKVTLLKLRAPERAQRLEAYAC